The segment GGAACGGGGAGCCCGCCACCACCCGGCGCGCCCAAATAGTCGACGAGCACACCTCGAACAACAGATGCATCCGTTGCCGCTCGGACAGCGCGTTGAATTCCTGCAGTCCGATCGCTTTCACGAGAGTTCGTTGAGCCTGCCGAACCGCGCCGCGGCAATGGGATTGGCGTCGGCAACCAGATCGGTGAAGCGGTAGTTGGCGATCTTGGCCACCTCGATCAACGCGTACGCCTTCTCGGTGGCCGCGGAGTTGTCCATCCGCGACCAACCGTTGCGCAGCACCCGGTCGAAGCGCTCGGTCTCGCGCGCACAGATGATGAGCGGGAAGCCGAAGTGTTCGCGATAGGCGGCGGCCAATCCCACCACGTCCTGGTGATCATCTTCGTCGAGATTGCTCAACGCTACGTGATCGACGGCGAGAACCTGACCCGTTTCGTCCTCGGCGCCCAGGTCCGGGAACGCGTTGAGCAATTCGGCTTGCTGCTCCGATGAACCGGTCAGCACGGCATCCTGGAATGCCTCGCGCAGCGCCGTGGTGTCGGTGAACGGGCGTTGTTCGAAGGCGCGATCGGCAGCCCAGGTGACGTCCTGCACCACATGTCCGAACACCTCGGTGAAACGATCCCGGGTCATGGTGTTGACCTCGTCGAGGGTGATGGATCCGCCGCCGGCAACCCGAGGTCCCTTCTTGCCGAGATGGAAGAAGACGATGTTGAGCACGATGGCGGCGATGGCGCCGGTGCTGATACCGCTGCCGAAAAGGATGTCCAGGCCCGCCGGCAGCGCCGAGGAGATATCCGGGTAGGAGGTCACCAGCAGTGCCAGTGCCAGGCTGGTGGTGACGATGATGACATTGCGGTGGTCGGTGAAATCGACCTTGCCCAGCGTCTGGATGCCGACGACGGCGACGGTGGCGAACAGCGTCAGTGCCGCACCGCCGAGTACCGGGTTCGGGATGGACGCGACCACGGCGGCCACCTTGGGCAGGAAGCCGAGCAGGATCATGATCGCACCCGCCGCCGCGACCACCCATCGGCTCTTGATCCCGGTCAGCCGCACCAGGCCGACGTTCTCGGAGAACGCGGTGTAGGGGAACGAGTTGAAGATGCCGCCGATGGTGGTGGCCACCCCGTCGGCGCGCAGTACGTTGCCGATATCGGACGGGCGGACCCGCTTGCCGACGATCTCACCGGTCGCGATGGTGCTGCCGGTGGACTCCACCGCGATGATCATCATCACGATCACCATGGTGATGATGGCGACGATGTCGAACTTGGGCATACCGAAGGCGAACGGCGGCGTGAAGCCGAACATTGCGGCCTGGCCCACGCGATCGAAGTTCATGTCACCCAGCGCATATGCCACCGCGCAGCCCGCGACCAGACCCAGCAGCACGGCAATGGTGGACATGAAGCCCCGGAAGAACCGCTGGATCGCGACGATCACCGCGATGGTGCCCAGCGCGTAGAGCACCCAGCGCAGGTTGGTGGGATCGGGCTCGTGGGTGGCCGGGTTGGTCACCGCATCGAGCGCGCCGATCGGTACCAGGCACAGCCCGATGATGGTGATGAGCGTCCCGGTCACCACCGGCGGGAAGAACTTGAGCAGCCGGACGAACGCGGGTGCGATGAGGAAGGTGAAGACACCCGCGACGATCACCGCGCCGTACACGTAGAGCAGGCTCTCGGTCCCGCCGCCGTGGGCCAGCCCGATCGCGATGATCGGGGCCACCCCGGCGAATGTCACGCCCTGCAGCAGCGGCAGCCGCACACCGACGTTCTTGAACCCGACGGCCTGGATGATCGAGGCGATGCCACAGGTGAACAGGTCGGCGGTGATGAGCATGACGAGCTCTTCGCCGGTCAGCCCGAGGGCGTTCGCGATCAGGATCGGCACCAGCACCGCGCCGGCGTAGAACGCGACGACATGCTGGAAGCCGTAAGTGGCCAGCTTCGGGAGGGGAAGCACCTCGTCTACGGGGTGCACGCGCTTGCGCTGGCTCTTGGTGGGTGCCGACATGCGGACCAGAATCCGGCAGCCGTGCTGAATTCCGGTGTCGTGGGCGTTTCGGCCATGTTGCCGCCGACCGGTCAATCGAATTCCGGTCGCCAGACATCGATGATCCGGTCGCGGTCGGTGACGGCGATCTGGCGCCATCGATCGAAGACCGAGCAGGGATGCGAGATGCCCAGGTCGACGAGATCGCCGACCTGGATCCCGTCGGCACCGGTCAGCACGAGGTGGTGGTCGAAGATCGTCGCGGCGCGCGCCCGGGCGCCGAGCACGACGGGAAGCCCGGCGTCGTAGGCGAGTTCGCGTTTACCGGCACCCAGGACGGCGAGGCCCGGTTCGGGTGTGGACAGGACCGCCGCACGAACCGTGAGCGCCGCGCGCAGACCGGCGATCGGCGACACCCGCGCATAGGTGCCGTGATCGTGCGTGACATAACAGCCCGACCGCAGCACCGGCCGCACGTGGGGTGCCAGCCGCCCCAGCACGGCGACGACACGGTCGGGAAAGGCCGATCCGCCCATGGTGAACAGCGGCAGCTCGATCTCGCCGACCAGTTCATCGAGGACCGCGACGGCACGATCGATGTGCGCATCGACGGCCCCGAGGGTCACCCCGTCGCGTTCGTTGCGCTGCACCCCTTCGTATCCGCCGACCCCGGCCAGGCGCAGACCGTCGGCATGCCGGCAGCCGGCCGCGACCTCCCGGGCGGTGTGGATGTCCCGCACACCCGTGCGGGCGCCACCGGTGCCGACGTCCACGATGACGCCGAGCCGATTGCCGGTCCCGGACATCGCCCGGCGCGCACGGTCGACGCCGGCACCGGAGTCCACGAACACGTAGAGCTCGAGGTCGGGCACCGTGTCGAGCCAGCCACGTAGCCGGGCCAGGTCATGCTCGGTGACGACCTCGTTGGCGATCAGGATGCGGCGCAACCCCCAGCGCAGCGCCACGGCCGCCTGGGTCACGGTGGCCACGGTGACACCCCATGCCCCGGCAGCGATCTGGCGCTCGACGATGGGACGCGTCATCGTGGTCTTGATATGCGGGCACAGCAACCAGCCCTGCGTCAGACACCACCGCGACATCAGTGCGATGTTGTGCTCCAGCGCCGCAAGGTTTAACCGAAGCTGCGGTATCTCGTGGTCGATACCGGCCACCGTACGGCTCAGTGATCGTGCAGGATCACTCCGCGGATGTTGCGGCCGTCGCGCATGTCCTGGTAACCCTCGTTGACCTCGGCGAGTTTGTACTCGTGGGTGACGGTCTCGTCGAGCAGCAGCTTGCCCTCCCGGTACAGCGACAGCAGCCGCGGGATATCGGCGCGCGGGTTCGCCTCGCCGTACAGGCTGCCCAGCAGCCGCTTCTGGAACAGCGTGAACATCATCATGCCCAGGGTCGGGGAGTTGTCGGTCATCGAGGACAGTGCCGTCATCACCACGGCGCCGCCCTTGCGGATGATGTTGGCGGCCTCCTCCAGCATCGCGCCCTCCAGCAGGCCGACGGTCAGGATCGCCGAGTCGGCCATCACCCCCTTGGTGAGATCGGCAACCAGTGCGGTGGCCTCTTCCATGGAGGTGACGAAGTGGGTGGCGCCGAACCGGAAAGCCAAGTCCCGCTTGGCTTCCACCGGTTCGACGACGATGATCTTCTCGGCGCCCGCCAGCCGGGCGCCCTGCACTGCGCCACTGCCGATACCACCGAGGCCGATGATGACCACGGTGTCGCCGGGGGAGACATCGGCGGTGTTGACCGCCGAGCCCCAGCCGGTGGTGACGCCGCAGCCCAGCAGACAGGCCCGCGACAGCGGAATGTCGTCGTCGATCTTGACGATGGACGCCTCGGGCACGGAGCCATACTGGGAAAACGTCCCCACGAAAGCCATCGCGCCGATGTTCTGGCCGCGCGCCCGGCGCCGGTAGGTGCCGTCGACCTGGGTTCCCGCCATGATGAGTGCGCCGAGATCGCACAGGTTCTGGTGGCCGGTGGAACAGAACCGGCACCGGCCGCAGGCCGGCAGGAACGAGGCCACCACGTGATCGCCGGGGGCGAGCCCCACCACGCCGGGCCCGACCTCGCGCACGATCCCGGCGCCCTCGTGGCCGCCGATCAGGGGCAGTGGGGCGGCCAGATCGCCGGTACGGATGTGCTCGTCGGAGTGGCACAGCCCGGTGGCCTCCCAGGAGACCAGCACCTCGCCGTCACCGGGCGGATCGAGATCGATCTCCTCCACGGTCCAGTCGCCGCCGTACTCCCACAGAATCGCCGCGTTGGTCTTCATATCTGGCGAGTGTAGGAATGTGGGGCTGGCGCTGAGCCGTTTTCGCGGGGTTGCTCGTCTTCTCGCCAGGCCCCTTCTCGTCAGGCGGTGGTGGCCACTAGCGCCAGGCCGGCGAACGCGTGGATCCAGCTGGCGAAGCTCCCGACGAGAAAGTACTCGGTGACATCGTCGATACCGACCCGTCCGGCCTCGGAGTCGCGTTTGGCGCTGATCTCCGGGAACCGGATGATGCTCTTGGCGGCCACTACGGCCGTGGCCAGCGTCAGCTGTCCCGCCAGGCCCAGTCCGACGATCAGCAGCCGCTCCATCGAGCCGAGCAGCCTGCCGCCTTTGAGCTGATCCGACGGCTGTGGTTGGCCCGCGGGTTTGACCGCGCCGACCGAGGCCAGGATCAGCCGCACCACCTGGTTGGCGGTCGACACCTGCACCAGCAGGACGCCCAGCGCCATCAGGGCACGGTCGGCCGGTACCGACGCACCGACCCAGACCAGCCATCGGCCGATCAGCCCGTCGGCATCGGATCCCAACCCGGACAACAGGATCAACGTAGCGACCCCCGCCCCGAGAATCAGCAGTGGACGGGCCTGCCGGGCGCCGGTCCGGTCGGCCCGTTCGGATTCGACAAGCCACGCCGCGCCGACGGTCGAGGCGAGGGCCAACAGCGCCAGGTCGGCGGTCTGCCACATCCCCGCGAGCATGGCCCCGGTGATGAGGACACCGACGCACAACACCGGTGGCTGCCACCTGCTGCCGGCCGGACGGCGCACCATATCGCCGAGGCCGATGGCGACCAGACAGAGTGCAAGCAGGCTCATGTGATCTGCGAAAGCGATTGCGAGACCACGGCCATGAGGTCCAAGCCGTCCCGTCCGGCGCGCTGCGAGACCGCCGAGGGGCTGATCTGTTCGTCGGCGGCGAGCTGCTTTTTGGTCCGGCCCGCCATCAGGCCCCGCAGGATGCGGATGGAGCGTTCATCCAGGGATCCAAACATGTGGTCCCGACACATCAGTGCCGCGTTGACGGCCTCGACGGGCGGCCCGGTGTCGGCATCGTTGCGGTAGGTGATGCGCACCAGGGCGAGGCCGGGCTGGCGTTGTGCCTCGGCGGTCCACTCGATGGCCGCCCGTGCGGCCCACCAGCCGGGCCCGTCCTGGACACCGGTGTGCGCGTCGAGGACGTTCACCGTCCCCCAGCCGATGCCGAAGCGGACGTCGATATCCGGGGCGAGCGCCAGCCGTAGCGTCCACGCCGCCGCTAGCGCGTCGCCGACGCGTGGATAGCTGCCTTGGAACTCGTCGCCGACGGTGATCGAGGGTGGGTCGTCCGCTCCGCCGGCGACGGCCCGCAGTGCCGCGCTCAGTTCGCGGTGCAGTGCCCGGCGATCGACCGAGCGCCGCGAACCGACCACGTCACCGATGAGGGTCGCCCGTTCCATGTGAAGAGTATAGCTTCATTCATCGAAAATGAAGCTATGTACTTCATCATGGTCGAATGAAGGACGATGCTTCAGTCAGCTGTGCGACGGCCTCGTCGACGATCCTCGGCACCAGTTCGGCGCACGAGGGTAGGTCGTCCAGGATGCCGGCGACCTGTCCGGAGGCCAGCACGCCGGCATCGGTGTTGCCCTCGACCAGGCCCGCCTTGAGCAACATCGGGGTGTTGGCCGCCATCACGACCTGCGACCAGGTCAGGTCCTTGCCGTGCCGCATGGCCAGTCCGTCGGTGATCATCGACTTCCAGGTCATCCCGGAGAGCTTCTTGAACTTCTGCGCATTGCCCACCGCGGCGGCGAAACCGCGCACCGGGGAACCGCTCTCCAGCTTCTCCACCAGGCCGGTGCGCAACACCCGGTGGGGCATGCCGTCGACACGGGTGGAGACCACGGTGCCGTCCAGTGCGGCCTGCAGGTAGCGCTGTTTGACCGCATCCGGGACCGTCGAATCGGATGTGAGCAGGAACCGGGTGCCCATCGCGACCCCCGCGGCGCCGTAGGACAGTGCGGCGGCCAGGCCACGGCCGTCGAAGAAACCGCCCGCCGCGATCACCGGCATGCCGGTGTCGGCGACGGCGTCGAGGACCGACGGCAGCAGCAAGGTGGTGGCGATCGGGCCGGTGTGGCCGCCGCCCTCGCCGCCCTGCACGATCACCGCGTCCGCGCCCCAACCGGCGACCTTCTTGGCGTGCTTGGCCAGCCCCACCGACGGGATGACCACCACTCCGGCCTCTTTCAGCCTGGCGATCAGATCCGGTTTGGGAGCAAGGGCGAAGGAGGCGACTTTGACTCCTTCGCGGATCAGGAGGTCGACGCGGTCGTTCGCGTCGCCGGCGTCGGCCCGGATGTTGATGCCGAACGGTTTGTCGGTCGCGGCCTTGACCTTGGTCACCGCGGTCGCCAGCTCGGCCAGCGTCATGGTCGCCGAGGCCAGGATGCCCAGCCCGCCGGCGTTGGAGGTCGCCGCGA is part of the Mycobacterium adipatum genome and harbors:
- a CDS encoding SatD family protein — encoded protein: MERATLIGDVVGSRRSVDRRALHRELSAALRAVAGGADDPPSITVGDEFQGSYPRVGDALAAAWTLRLALAPDIDVRFGIGWGTVNVLDAHTGVQDGPGWWAARAAIEWTAEAQRQPGLALVRITYRNDADTGPPVEAVNAALMCRDHMFGSLDERSIRILRGLMAGRTKKQLAADEQISPSAVSQRAGRDGLDLMAVVSQSLSQIT
- a CDS encoding NDMA-dependent alcohol dehydrogenase; amino-acid sequence: MKTNAAILWEYGGDWTVEEIDLDPPGDGEVLVSWEATGLCHSDEHIRTGDLAAPLPLIGGHEGAGIVREVGPGVVGLAPGDHVVASFLPACGRCRFCSTGHQNLCDLGALIMAGTQVDGTYRRRARGQNIGAMAFVGTFSQYGSVPEASIVKIDDDIPLSRACLLGCGVTTGWGSAVNTADVSPGDTVVIIGLGGIGSGAVQGARLAGAEKIIVVEPVEAKRDLAFRFGATHFVTSMEEATALVADLTKGVMADSAILTVGLLEGAMLEEAANIIRKGGAVVMTALSSMTDNSPTLGMMMFTLFQKRLLGSLYGEANPRADIPRLLSLYREGKLLLDETVTHEYKLAEVNEGYQDMRDGRNIRGVILHDH
- a CDS encoding alanine racemase, whose amino-acid sequence is MAGIDHEIPQLRLNLAALEHNIALMSRWCLTQGWLLCPHIKTTMTRPIVERQIAAGAWGVTVATVTQAAVALRWGLRRILIANEVVTEHDLARLRGWLDTVPDLELYVFVDSGAGVDRARRAMSGTGNRLGVIVDVGTGGARTGVRDIHTAREVAAGCRHADGLRLAGVGGYEGVQRNERDGVTLGAVDAHIDRAVAVLDELVGEIELPLFTMGGSAFPDRVVAVLGRLAPHVRPVLRSGCYVTHDHGTYARVSPIAGLRAALTVRAAVLSTPEPGLAVLGAGKRELAYDAGLPVVLGARARAATIFDHHLVLTGADGIQVGDLVDLGISHPCSVFDRWRQIAVTDRDRIIDVWRPEFD
- a CDS encoding solute carrier family 23 protein, whose amino-acid sequence is MSAPTKSQRKRVHPVDEVLPLPKLATYGFQHVVAFYAGAVLVPILIANALGLTGEELVMLITADLFTCGIASIIQAVGFKNVGVRLPLLQGVTFAGVAPIIAIGLAHGGGTESLLYVYGAVIVAGVFTFLIAPAFVRLLKFFPPVVTGTLITIIGLCLVPIGALDAVTNPATHEPDPTNLRWVLYALGTIAVIVAIQRFFRGFMSTIAVLLGLVAGCAVAYALGDMNFDRVGQAAMFGFTPPFAFGMPKFDIVAIITMVIVMMIIAVESTGSTIATGEIVGKRVRPSDIGNVLRADGVATTIGGIFNSFPYTAFSENVGLVRLTGIKSRWVVAAAGAIMILLGFLPKVAAVVASIPNPVLGGAALTLFATVAVVGIQTLGKVDFTDHRNVIIVTTSLALALLVTSYPDISSALPAGLDILFGSGISTGAIAAIVLNIVFFHLGKKGPRVAGGGSITLDEVNTMTRDRFTEVFGHVVQDVTWAADRAFEQRPFTDTTALREAFQDAVLTGSSEQQAELLNAFPDLGAEDETGQVLAVDHVALSNLDEDDHQDVVGLAAAYREHFGFPLIICARETERFDRVLRNGWSRMDNSAATEKAYALIEVAKIANYRFTDLVADANPIAAARFGRLNELS
- the ipdC gene encoding (3aS,4S,5R,7aS)-5-hydroxy-7a-methyl-1-oxo-octahydro-1H-indene-4-carboxyl-CoA dehydrogenase; translation: MGKLTTPLTELVGIEHPVVQTGMGWVAGARLVAATSNAGGLGILASATMTLAELATAVTKVKAATDKPFGINIRADAGDANDRVDLLIREGVKVASFALAPKPDLIARLKEAGVVVIPSVGLAKHAKKVAGWGADAVIVQGGEGGGHTGPIATTLLLPSVLDAVADTGMPVIAAGGFFDGRGLAAALSYGAAGVAMGTRFLLTSDSTVPDAVKQRYLQAALDGTVVSTRVDGMPHRVLRTGLVEKLESGSPVRGFAAAVGNAQKFKKLSGMTWKSMITDGLAMRHGKDLTWSQVVMAANTPMLLKAGLVEGNTDAGVLASGQVAGILDDLPSCAELVPRIVDEAVAQLTEASSFIRP